A window from Rhodocyclaceae bacterium encodes these proteins:
- a CDS encoding tetratricopeptide repeat protein, protein MSVRASLRGRIRSATAILALLAGILCAPGAALADELTDVQALVRQGNLTQATERLNAYLAKNPKDARARFLRGLILTEQKRPADAIRVFVALTEEYPELPEPYNNLAVLYAAQGQFDRARQMLESAIRTHPSYATAHENLGDIYAKMASEAYDRALQLDRSNTGVQTKLSLIRELFSANPKFQRQPLAGDSSKQVAIAGQAAPAAPAGQPAKGAAAPAPAPLSAPAASRPVAIRETAPAAADAQPAQARASAAATAAQPPTAASPATAAPAVAPAAPSSVAGAEDVLRTVEQWAQAWSTNDVNRYLAFYSKDFKVPGGETRADWEKGRRDRIAKPRKIEVSVSAPQVKPLGPNRMVVAFRQDYRSPTLKASSPKTLTLVRVGDRWLIEQEQVGR, encoded by the coding sequence ATGTCCGTGCGGGCGTCCCTGCGTGGCCGCATTCGAAGCGCCACGGCGATCCTGGCCCTGCTCGCCGGCATCCTGTGCGCACCGGGGGCCGCGCTCGCCGACGAGCTGACCGACGTGCAGGCGCTGGTCAGGCAGGGCAACCTGACCCAGGCGACCGAACGGCTGAACGCATACCTCGCGAAGAATCCCAAGGACGCGCGGGCGCGTTTCCTGCGCGGCCTGATCCTCACCGAGCAGAAGCGTCCTGCCGATGCCATCCGGGTGTTCGTGGCGCTGACGGAGGAATACCCGGAACTGCCGGAGCCCTACAACAACCTGGCGGTGCTCTACGCGGCGCAGGGGCAGTTCGACCGCGCACGGCAGATGCTCGAGTCGGCGATACGTACGCATCCCAGCTACGCCACCGCGCACGAGAACCTCGGCGACATCTACGCGAAGATGGCCTCCGAAGCCTATGACCGGGCGCTGCAGCTCGATCGCTCCAACACGGGCGTACAGACCAAGCTCTCGCTGATCCGAGAACTGTTCTCGGCCAACCCGAAGTTCCAGCGTCAGCCGCTCGCAGGCGATTCGTCGAAGCAGGTCGCGATTGCCGGCCAGGCCGCACCGGCCGCACCCGCAGGTCAACCGGCAAAAGGGGCTGCGGCACCCGCACCTGCACCACTTTCAGCACCCGCGGCCAGCCGGCCGGTAGCCATCCGCGAAACTGCCCCTGCTGCGGCCGACGCCCAGCCCGCACAGGCCAGGGCGTCGGCAGCTGCCACCGCCGCGCAGCCGCCGACGGCTGCCTCCCCCGCCACTGCGGCACCGGCGGTGGCGCCGGCCGCTCCGTCCTCCGTTGCCGGCGCCGAAGACGTGTTGCGTACCGTAGAGCAATGGGCGCAGGCATGGTCGACGAACGACGTGAACCGCTACCTTGCGTTTTATTCGAAGGATTTCAAGGTTCCCGGCGGCGAGACACGGGCAGACTGGGAGAAGGGTCGACGCGACCGGATCGCGAAGCCCAGGAAGATCGAGGTCAGCGTGAGCGCGCCGCAGGTCAAGCCGCTCGGGCCCAACCGCATGGTGGTCGCGTTCCGCCAGGATTACCGGTCGCCGACGCTGAAAGCCAGCTCGCCGAAGACGCTGACGCTGGTACGCGTCGGTGATCGCTGGCTGATCGAGCAGGAGCAGGTCGGCCGGTGA
- a CDS encoding cysteine--tRNA ligase, translated as MLRIYNTLARDKQPFVPLEPGRVRMYVCGMTVYDYCHLGHARVMVVFDLVTRWLRASGYEVTYVRNITDIDDKIIRRAAENGESIGTLTQRFIDAMDEDAAALGVIKPDHEPRATEYVPQMQAIIDRLERNRLAYVASDGDVNYSVRDFASYGRLSGKSLEDLRAGERVEVNSGKRDPLDFVLWKRSKEGEPFWESAWGRGRPGWHIECSAMSAALLGETFDIHGGGQDLQFPHHENEIAQSEGANGRPFVRYWMHNGFVRVDDEKMSKSLGNFFTVREVLGRYDAEVVRFFIARAHYRSPLNYSDRHLDDARQALARLYTALKGVDVPQIAIDWHEPHAARFRAAMDDDFNTPEAIAVLFDLAGELNRSRNPAVAGMLQALGRSLGLLERDPLLFLQSAAGDASVAALDPAAIEAKIAERAAAKKARDFATADAIRADLLAAGIVLEDGAGGTLWRRA; from the coding sequence ATGCTCCGAATCTACAACACGCTGGCACGCGACAAGCAGCCGTTCGTCCCGCTCGAGCCGGGCAGGGTCCGCATGTATGTTTGCGGCATGACCGTCTACGATTACTGCCACCTCGGACATGCCCGTGTGATGGTGGTGTTCGACCTGGTCACCCGCTGGCTGCGCGCCAGCGGCTACGAGGTCACCTACGTGCGCAACATCACCGACATCGACGACAAGATCATCCGTCGCGCGGCCGAGAACGGCGAGTCGATCGGCACGCTCACGCAGCGGTTCATCGATGCAATGGACGAGGATGCCGCGGCGCTCGGGGTCATCAAGCCCGACCACGAGCCGCGCGCGACCGAATACGTGCCGCAGATGCAGGCGATCATCGACCGGCTCGAGCGCAACCGGCTGGCCTATGTGGCCAGCGACGGCGACGTGAACTATTCGGTGCGCGACTTCGCCAGCTACGGAAGACTGTCCGGCAAGTCGCTGGAGGATCTGCGCGCGGGCGAACGCGTCGAGGTCAATTCCGGCAAGCGCGACCCGCTCGATTTCGTGTTGTGGAAGCGCAGCAAGGAGGGCGAACCGTTCTGGGAATCGGCGTGGGGACGTGGCCGTCCGGGCTGGCATATCGAGTGCTCCGCGATGTCTGCGGCGCTGCTGGGCGAGACCTTCGATATCCACGGGGGCGGCCAGGACCTGCAGTTTCCCCACCACGAAAACGAGATTGCACAGTCCGAGGGGGCGAATGGCCGACCTTTCGTTCGCTACTGGATGCACAACGGGTTCGTGCGCGTCGATGACGAGAAGATGTCCAAATCGCTCGGCAACTTCTTCACCGTGCGCGAAGTGCTCGGGCGCTATGATGCCGAGGTGGTGCGCTTCTTCATTGCCCGGGCGCACTACCGCAGCCCGCTGAACTATTCCGACCGTCACCTCGACGATGCGCGCCAGGCGCTGGCCCGCCTGTACACCGCACTCAAGGGCGTCGATGTCCCGCAGATCGCGATCGACTGGCACGAGCCGCATGCGGCCCGCTTCAGGGCAGCCATGGACGACGACTTCAACACGCCGGAGGCGATCGCCGTGCTGTTCGACCTGGCGGGTGAGCTGAACCGCAGTCGAAACCCCGCGGTGGCCGGGATGCTGCAGGCCCTGGGCCGCAGCCTCGGTCTGCTCGAGCGCGACCCGCTCCTGTTCCTGCAGTCGGCAGCCGGGGACGCGTCCGTCGCCGCCCTGGACCCGGCGGCCATCGAGGCGAAGATTGCCGAGCGTGCCGCGGCGAAGAAGGCGCGCGATTTCGCGACCGCCGATGCAATACGCGCCGACCTGCTGGCCGCCGGCATCGTGCTCGAGGACGGGGCGGGCGGCACGCTCTGGCGGCGCGCCTGA
- a CDS encoding XdhC family protein, protein MDSVDLEVLRSAVAWRRAGHGVTLATVVETWGSAPRPVGAMLAIRSDGMVSGSVSGGCVEDDMIAKLTGEAAPAHPKLLTYGVTREQAERFGLPCGGRLAIVVEPVVDPAQDPHVLEMLEKLLAASDRRELTVRTLDMESGRMSLAPGSRDSTLSFNGKMLQTVHGPLWRLLLIGAGQLSRYLAEMARTLDYRVTVCDPRDEYVFGWDVPGVDLVRTMPDDTVVAMELDSRCAVVALTHDPKLDDLALMEALKSPAFYVGALGSRSNNEKRRRRLADFDVSDAEIARLFGPVGLPIGSKTPPEIAVSILAEMTAVRRGVLQPGSGERTLGARAAAVTSGAACS, encoded by the coding sequence ATGGACAGCGTCGATCTTGAAGTGCTGCGTTCGGCGGTCGCCTGGCGCCGGGCCGGCCATGGGGTGACCCTGGCTACGGTCGTGGAAACGTGGGGCTCCGCGCCTCGGCCGGTCGGCGCGATGCTGGCGATCCGCAGCGATGGCATGGTGTCGGGTTCCGTCTCCGGCGGCTGCGTCGAAGACGACATGATCGCAAAGCTCACCGGCGAGGCGGCCCCGGCGCATCCGAAGCTGCTCACCTATGGCGTCACCCGCGAGCAGGCAGAACGTTTCGGCCTGCCCTGCGGCGGCCGCCTTGCGATCGTGGTCGAGCCCGTGGTCGACCCGGCACAGGATCCACATGTGCTGGAGATGCTCGAAAAGCTGCTCGCGGCGAGCGACCGGCGAGAACTCACCGTGCGCACCCTCGACATGGAAAGCGGGCGCATGAGCCTTGCCCCGGGCTCGCGCGATTCCACGCTCTCGTTCAACGGGAAGATGCTGCAGACCGTTCACGGCCCGCTCTGGCGCCTCCTTCTGATCGGCGCCGGACAGCTGTCGCGCTACCTCGCCGAGATGGCGCGTACGCTCGACTATCGCGTGACGGTATGCGACCCTCGAGACGAGTACGTGTTCGGATGGGATGTTCCTGGGGTCGACCTGGTGCGCACCATGCCTGATGACACGGTGGTGGCGATGGAACTCGACAGCCGTTGCGCGGTGGTGGCACTTACCCATGATCCCAAGCTCGATGACCTTGCACTGATGGAGGCACTGAAGTCGCCGGCTTTCTACGTCGGCGCGCTGGGGTCGCGCTCCAACAACGAGAAGCGACGCCGGCGGCTCGCCGACTTCGACGTGTCCGACGCCGAGATCGCACGCCTGTTCGGGCCTGTCGGCCTGCCGATCGGCAGCAAGACGCCGCCCGAGATCGCCGTATCGATACTGGCCGAGATGACCGCGGTCAGGCGCGGCGTGCTGCAGCCTGGCAGTGGTGAGCGGACCCTGGGTGCGCGGGCAGCGGCGGTGACCAGCGGGGCGGCGTGCAGCTGA
- a CDS encoding EAL domain-containing protein, which yields MNDRPGAGGVRRFAPLLRSLDVNRSLVRRAIAAAAAGEPVPLLAARASILPPVPTAAAVDVAADPAATAAADQTWHGLVAAEVSLHDALDAAAAAGPTPWPHLVEALETSDRLTTLLVDAALAELMLAVSQRERRLTEQLQDEFLDALSIGRFSLRVTDGLIVQADEAFAGFLGTEAKHLIGVPAGRFIPVEKLVEIVEQSVKSGRPGRAQVRTLGVGRERVTLDIIAFMQQAAENDELQCMAVNVSRTDRDIAQRRLLSAAVEASNDLVLITDASFQIEYVNQAFVKVTGYEPDEVLGRHPGFLQGRRTPGTALDRLRATMRAGRPVRAELVNYRKDGTPFWIDLSVVPVTGSDGLVEHWLSVGRDVSERKHAEQEITRLAMEDYLTGLPNRRAAEARLQLEWNRARRMRSPFALGLLDIDHFKRVNDQFGHEVGDRTLRRVAQVVNTTLRGGDWVARWGGEEFLICFHGLDAAGALAAGERMRKHVSASAPPGGTEPAVTVSLGISVYRPALESPAKMLAEADGLLYEAKQAGRDRVLCIGTAEGRRGSVVREPSQVGTALQESRVVAAFQPIIDLRSGEQVGVEALARIIAPDDRVIPASEFLEAAESLRLCADIDEAIAEYMLTARAAGHLTCFINLSPQFLASTRSIDRLIEQAASARIPGAGERSFVIEISERHGVDIASLKAHLKPLVDAGFLLSLDDFGSGYSSFQYLADLPIRFLKIEGWMVARAVGDSRIRQLLETIVVTARKFRLTTVAECVEDAGTASVLRDLGVDWAQGYLYGAPVVDRRSGAARSAGAGAG from the coding sequence GTGAACGACCGCCCCGGCGCCGGTGGCGTCCGGCGCTTTGCGCCGCTGCTGCGCTCGCTCGATGTCAATCGCAGCCTGGTGCGGCGGGCGATCGCCGCGGCCGCGGCCGGCGAGCCAGTGCCGCTCCTCGCGGCGCGCGCGTCCATCCTGCCGCCGGTCCCGACTGCGGCCGCCGTCGACGTGGCGGCCGATCCGGCGGCAACTGCAGCGGCTGACCAGACCTGGCACGGACTGGTCGCCGCCGAGGTATCGCTGCATGATGCGCTGGACGCAGCGGCAGCAGCCGGCCCCACGCCCTGGCCTCACCTGGTAGAGGCGCTCGAGACTTCCGACCGGCTGACGACCCTGCTGGTGGACGCGGCGCTGGCAGAACTGATGCTCGCGGTCTCGCAGCGCGAGCGCCGGCTCACCGAGCAGTTGCAGGACGAGTTCCTCGATGCGCTGAGCATCGGGCGTTTCTCGCTGCGCGTGACCGATGGCCTCATAGTGCAGGCCGACGAAGCCTTTGCCGGGTTCCTCGGCACCGAGGCGAAGCACCTGATCGGCGTGCCGGCCGGACGCTTCATCCCGGTCGAGAAGCTCGTCGAGATCGTCGAACAGTCGGTGAAGAGCGGTCGTCCCGGGCGCGCGCAGGTGCGCACGCTCGGCGTGGGCCGCGAACGGGTAACGCTCGACATCATCGCCTTCATGCAGCAGGCGGCCGAGAACGACGAACTGCAGTGCATGGCGGTCAACGTATCGCGGACGGACCGCGACATCGCGCAGCGGCGGTTGCTGTCGGCCGCAGTGGAGGCGTCGAACGATCTCGTCCTGATCACCGATGCGTCGTTCCAGATCGAGTACGTGAACCAGGCCTTCGTAAAGGTCACGGGGTACGAGCCCGACGAGGTACTCGGCCGCCATCCGGGCTTCCTGCAGGGACGCAGGACGCCCGGAACCGCACTGGATCGCCTGCGTGCGACGATGCGCGCCGGGCGGCCCGTTCGCGCCGAGCTGGTGAACTACCGCAAGGACGGTACGCCGTTCTGGATCGACCTGTCAGTGGTGCCGGTGACCGGTAGCGACGGTCTGGTAGAACACTGGCTATCCGTCGGCCGCGACGTGTCGGAACGCAAGCATGCCGAGCAGGAGATCACCCGGCTGGCCATGGAGGATTACCTCACCGGCCTGCCGAACCGGCGTGCGGCCGAGGCGCGGCTGCAGCTCGAATGGAACCGCGCCCGGCGAATGCGCTCGCCGTTTGCGCTGGGGTTGCTCGACATCGACCATTTCAAACGCGTCAACGACCAGTTCGGCCATGAGGTCGGGGACCGTACGCTGCGCCGTGTCGCGCAGGTGGTGAACACCACGCTGCGCGGCGGCGACTGGGTGGCGCGCTGGGGCGGCGAGGAGTTCCTGATCTGCTTCCACGGGCTGGATGCTGCCGGGGCGCTGGCAGCCGGGGAACGGATGCGCAAGCATGTGAGCGCATCGGCGCCACCTGGCGGTACCGAGCCTGCCGTGACGGTCAGCCTGGGCATCTCGGTGTACCGACCGGCGCTCGAGTCGCCGGCGAAGATGCTCGCCGAGGCCGACGGGCTGCTGTACGAAGCAAAGCAGGCTGGGCGCGACCGCGTGCTCTGCATCGGCACGGCCGAGGGGCGCCGGGGCAGCGTCGTACGGGAGCCTTCACAGGTCGGGACCGCACTGCAGGAGTCGCGCGTGGTCGCGGCCTTCCAGCCGATCATCGACCTGCGCAGCGGCGAACAGGTCGGGGTCGAGGCCCTCGCGCGCATCATCGCCCCGGACGACCGCGTGATCCCGGCCTCCGAGTTCCTCGAGGCGGCGGAATCGCTGCGCCTGTGCGCCGATATCGACGAAGCCATCGCCGAGTACATGCTGACCGCCAGGGCCGCCGGCCATCTCACCTGCTTCATCAATCTTTCCCCGCAGTTCCTTGCCAGCACACGAAGCATCGACCGCCTGATCGAGCAGGCGGCGAGTGCCCGCATCCCGGGGGCGGGCGAGCGCAGCTTCGTGATCGAGATCAGCGAACGCCATGGCGTCGATATCGCATCGCTGAAGGCGCACCTCAAGCCGCTGGTCGACGCCGGCTTCCTGCTCTCGCTCGATGATTTCGGCAGCGGCTATTCCTCGTTCCAGTACCTGGCCGACCTGCCGATCCGGTTCCTGAAGATAGAGGGCTGGATGGTCGCGCGGGCGGTCGGCGATTCGCGCATCCGGCAGCTGCTCGAAACGATCGTCGTTACCGCCCGGAAGTTCCGCCTGACCACGGTTGCCGAATGCGTGGAGGATGCGGGTACGGCAAGCGTGCTGCGCGACCTCGGCGTCGATTGGGCGCAGGGATACCTGTACGGTGCGCCGGTGGTCGACCGCAGGTCGGGCGCGGCACGGTCGGCTGGTGCCGGGGCCGGCTGA